atagaGAGCAACCCCTAACTGCTTTGTTATGTTCTCCTACGCCACCAACACCGCAATAGGTGATCTCATTAGTGATAAGTAAACAGATAGCAACTCATATCTCCCTTTTTCTAAAATATGCTAACCACTCTCATTTCCCTCAATTCAAAAACTCCAAACAAGACATATAATGAAGTGCTGTCTCAAAGCAGTTCACCTTTTGAGATCTTGgggaaaaataaacaaacaaccACATTCGGTCATTGTAAACGTTTGAGATATCCACTAGCAACATATGGGTTGCTAATAAATATCATTTTATTCTAACATGTCCGACTATCAAAATTTCTTCATCCAACTGAATTAGGCTAAatttaaaccataaaaaatgGCAATGCTTGACGTGATTGCATGTCTAACAATGTAGCAGTGAACCAGTCCAAATCTGCATGCAGCTTACTAGATATGCAACATTTAGGCTGCCAAACGAATCTTTAGCTTCTCCTATATTTGTCAATTATCTTTCATATCTCCACACTCACTACATTACAACATTAAAAGTTGCAATGCTTGAGACAAAATTGTATGCGTAAACAAACACTGAATGCACACTTCTGTGAGTTGATGATGCTTATTAGATTAGCAACACAAGATTACCAGTAACTACCGCTAGCTTCTTGTATGCAAATGTATTGAATTTCTTTCAAATAGTTGAGGCCCATCATATAAAAACCTTAATAATTCCAATGTTTGATCAAATTGTATGAGTAATTGATCAAAATTTACCAGTGAGTGATTGGAAGCAATGGAGATCAAATGTATCAGCTTCAAGAAGCTCAATCCCCAAACAACCTGCAACCGGTGATAACTGCTGAGAGATTGCATGCATCGAGTGCCATAAGCTCGCCACCCGCAAGCTATCATTTGTGTCCATCCGTCCAGAAGATCCATAATCCTAATTGTCACAGCCCATGTAAACACACAAATTTCGTCAAACAAGCCCTATTTCCATTaaacaaattctttttttgttccccaatgaaacattaaaaaaaattcccgGAAACAAAAATTAGGAAGTACCACAGACCCACAATCATATTTTCCCCCAGAAAAGgaataaattaagttttttgTTTCACATACGCAATgcctaacacacacacacacacacatgtatagtAGTTTCCatcaaaaactgaaaattttccAGGAAAGGAAATAAGTTACCATTCGTTCACCAGACCAACAATTCTAAGTTTCATTACTAGAAAAAGAGGTAAAACACCCCAATATGAGAATCACTAACAATCTGACTGTTTCCTTGGAATATACAAAATACCTATCTTTTTTGGCAGCTGAGGAAAACAGTGAAAGAGAAACGAAATCAGAAATTCACAATTATCAGAATTCCCATCTCTTTGGTCTAAACACAAATAAGTGAAAGGCCGAGTCTTTCTCAGTCCCCAAATTCGATTTGGTTTGTTTGGATCTCCCACACTTTCTCAGCGACCAAACATATCATATAAAACCCATTCAAACAGTTTTCAGTAAATCTTACTTCCCATTTTCTCgggaaacaaacagaaaataattTCCGATTTACCTTGTAGAAGATCAAGCCACCTGACTTGTTGATGATGTAGAGGCTGTAAATTGCAGCCATTTCCAAGGGCCTTCTCGGAATCTgaaaaaatataagaagaaacagaaaatatgaagaagaCGCTGAGCGATGAATCTAAATCCAGAAACTCCGAAATGTGAGATCCGACCCGGAACTTCAATTATTTCCGGTACTATAATGCAAACTGAAGTTAAAGCATCAACTGGCCTATTAGCTCAGTTGGTTAGAGCGTCGTGCTAATAACGCGAAGGTCGCAGGTTCGAGACCTGCATGGGCCATTCAAATCAAAGTCCCATTTTTTGCTTTTCATTTCTTCATTCAGAACAAATCCTTCATCCTAAATGCTAGAATGGTGGGTGCTTCAAAAATAAATGGTATTGAAAATATATGTTTAATAGATGTGGagaaaattctattaaaaatatacgggaaaatttgattttataaaaaataaacgtCCCTGTAAAAATGAAGATGAAACATTTTGAAAGAGAAATACGTTCAAACTGCCTTGATAaaatgccacatttttaatatgtggtattatcaaaacattttgaTGCTTAAAAACGatctaaattatataatttgacATCTGATCCATATTGTCCCTTCAattacatgtaaaaaaaaaaaaaaaaaaaactaaaaattagaattaattGTGAT
Above is a genomic segment from Alnus glutinosa chromosome 12, dhAlnGlut1.1, whole genome shotgun sequence containing:
- the LOC133851909 gene encoding uncharacterized protein LOC133851909, producing the protein MAAIYSLYIINKSGGLIFYKDYGSSGRMDTNDSLRVASLWHSMHAISQQLSPVAGCLGIELLEADTFDLHCFQSLTGTKFFVVCEPGTQHMEGLLKVIYELYTDYVLKNPFYEMEMPIRCELFDINLTQTIQKDRVALLGR